ccttccggagacacctgaaaccccacctctttaaggaatacctaggataggataaagtaatccttctcacccccccccttaaaagatttagatgcactattgtaaagtggctgttccactggatgtcataaggtgaacgcaccaatttgtaagtcgctctggataagagcgtctgctaaatgacttaaatgtaaaatgtaaatgtcttggcccaagcaagtctcttctcctttttggtgtcctttagtcgtggtttctttgcagcaattcaaccatgaaggcctgattctcaCAGTCTCCTCTaaaaagttgatgttgagatgtatctgttacttgaactctgtgaagaatttatttgggccgcaatttctgaggctggtaactctaatgaacttatcctctgcagcagaggtaactctgggtcttccattcctgtggcagtcctcatgagagccaattttatcatagcgcttgatgcttTGACTGACCTTCTTGTTTTAaagaaatgatggactgtcgtttctctgcttatttgatatgtttttgccataatatggatatcttctgtataccaccctaccttgtcacaacacaactgattgtctcaaatgcatttagaaggaaagaaattccacaaattaacttttaacaatgcacacctgggtggcaggtagcctagtggttagagcgttggactagtaaccgaaaggttgcaagatcaaatcaccaagctgacaaggtaaaaatctgtcattctgcccctgaaaaggtcagttaaaccactgttcctaggctgtcattgaaaataagaatttgttcttaactgacttgcttagttaaataaaggcaaaatgactaactcatgaagctggttgagagaatgccaagagtgtgcaaagttgtcatcaaggcaagaatctcaaatataatttgtatttgtttaacTTCTTTATTTGTTTAActtccctttagcgggatcattttcatcaacacccgctgaattgcagcgcgccaaattcaaattaaattactacaaatatttcattttcatgaaatcacaagtgcaatatacaaaacacagcttagcttgttgttaatccacctggcgtgtcagatttcaatacagcttttcggcgaaagcataacaagtgtttatgtaagaacatctctctcagtagacaaaatattacaaacactagcagccaagtagattggtcacgaaagtcagaaaagcaatagattaaattgcttacctttgatgattttcggatgtttgcactcacgagactcccagttacacaataaaattTCCTTTTGttcataaagattatttttatatccaaaatacctccatttgtttggcgctttatgttcagaaatccacaggctcgagcggtcacgacatcgcagatgaaaattccaaatagtatccgtaatgtccacagaaacatgtcaaacatttttttataatcaatcctcaggttgtttttaaaatatataatcgataatatatcaaccggcactgtcgctttttcaataggagagggagatacaatggctgccccactctgttgcgcaagcaaaactctacgaacacccagctatccactgacgcgatgttatctttcttgctcatttttcaaaataaaagcctaaaactatgtctaaagactgttgaaaccttgaggaagccataagaaaaggaatctggttgatattcctttaaatggaggcaaggcatccaatggaacagagagctttcaggaaaaacagcacttcctggtttgattttcctcaggtgttcgcctgcaatatcagttctgttatactcacagagaatattttgacagttttggaaactttagagtgtttctaTCATAAtttgacaattatatgcatattctagttactgggcctgagaaataggccgtttcaaATGGGTACATACATCTTTTAGCCAAAAACGAaaatcctgccccctacactcaagaagttaacccttttttggttactacatgattccacatcaAATCaagttgtcacatacacatgtttagcagacgttattgcctgtgtagcgaaatgcttgtgttactagctccaacagtgcagtaatatctaacaattcacaacaatacacacaacctaaaagtaaaataatggcaATCAAGGGATATATAaacattattagagtgactagtgttccattattaaagtggccagtgatttcaagtataTGTATATGGGGCATCAGCCTCTAATGTGCAGGTTTATGTAACCGGGTGGAAGCTGCCTAGTGAGggttatttaacagtctgatggccttgagatagaagctgtttttcagtctctttgtttcagttttgatgcacctgtactgatctcaCCTTCCGGGTGATAGctgagtgaacaggcagtggcttgggtggttgttgtccttgatgatctttttggccttcctgtgacattgggtgctgtatgtgtcctggagggcaggtagtttttccccggtgatgtgttgggtaGACCGCATcactctctggagagccctgtgggtGCAGTTGctttaccaggcggtgatacagcccgacatgaTTCTCTCAATTttacatctgtaaaagtttgtgagggttttgggTGCCATGTgttattcatagttttgatgtcttcactattattctacagtgtagaaaagaATACAACTAAAGAAAACAGTTGAATGAGtgggtgtttccaaacttttgactggtactgtatgtgtaattGTGTAGCCAATAAATACAATAAAATGAACATCTAGGCTTACAGTATCAGTACAACATTCTCAACACTACACTCTAGTGGACATTTCATAGCATGCAACCTGAAAGACCTCTCACACCTCAATTTGAATGCCTTTTGTTATTGTTACAATAGTCAAAAAcagcaaaataaaacaaaaatgatcCTATACCTGTATGGTTATGAATATAGCTAGCTATGGTTTTTGTTGGTGAGTTAATATATTGCTAAGTAAAATGCAGCTATGCTAGCTTTTGCTAGCAAGCTAGCCTCTCTGGGATAGGCGGCGGTATTTTCGCATCctgatgaaaagcgtgcccaaagtaaactgcctgctactcaggcccagaagctaggatatgcatattattagtggatttggataaaaaacactctgaagtttctaaacctgtttgaataatgtctgtgagtatatccaaactgatttggcaggcaaaacccagagcacaatccatccagggaaAATGTTTTTGAGGTCAATCTGTTTTCCATTGGTTCCTATGGCAAGCCCGTTTTAGTATAAATATGTTTGCAGTTCCtatagcttccactagatgtcaacagtctttagaaattggttgatgtttttcttttgagaaatgaagaagtagccatTTCCTTTCTGGGTGTATAGCCAAGTGTACTCTTTTGTTTGGGGCGCGTGACCTGAAGCTCGCTCCACTTTCattttatccgctattgaacgCAGTTTATCCTGTATTaaatttgatcaattatttacgttttaaaatacttaaagttggattaggaaagttgttttaaatgtttggacaaagtttacaggtaacttattagatattttgtagtcatgctgggcgagttggaaccagtgtttttctgaatcaaatgtgccaaataaattgacattttggggatataacgaTGGAatgaatcgaacaaaaggaccatttgtgatgtttatgggacatattggagtgccaacagaaaaagctcttcaaaggtaaggcatgaattatatcgttatttctgagttttgtgttgcgcctggcaggttgaaatatgattgtcatgtgtttgtttgatggtgtactgtcctcagataatcgcatggtttgctttcgcgcAATGCCCTTTTTTTCACGTTAGTCATTAGAgaaatctgacacggtggctagattaacaagaagtttagctttaatttggtgtattgcacttgtgaatgtgtgaaagttaaatatttcaacAAAAACAAAATCGAATTTTGCGTACTGcattttcaccggatgttgtcaatcGATCCCGATAACAGGATTTGATCCATAAGAAGCTAGCTGATAGTAGATTTGAGGATAGTGTTAAGTTTAGGAGTtcatttaaagggttaaggttaggggaaggattagttaaaatggttaaggttaggggaaggaatagctaaaatggttaaggttagggttagaggaggggttatctaacatgctaagtagttgcaaagtaccTAAAAAAGTTGTTGAAGTATGttgttgaaaagttgctaattatctAAAGTTGTCAGTGATAAGATTTGAACTTGCCACCTTTTGGTCATGGTATACGCCTACCCGTCCAACCTGGCTAACTACCCTACTTTCGTtgttgccttaagtaaccatctgtcttatgtgaCCATACCAAACGTGACATATCAGACTAATTTTAGTATCCaggatttacgtttactatgtcACCTCTAGTCTTTGAGACCAGGCTGCTGGAGACGTGTGTCCACAATGATGAAATCATAGCCATTGAACCTATTGTTTATCATCACATACTTCCTCATTAACAGGCATGCATTAATTGTTGGTTATGTTAAAGATATCCATTACAAATGTTAAATGGTGCACTTTGGTACCTGTTCCTTAACCAATAGTGTATATCACATGCAAAAAAATGGATGGGTTTTCCATGTCAAAACGTGTCTTAAAACGTACTGAAAAGGGTAAAAGGGTAAAGATTTCTTGATTTACATATCCGGGCAATACTATGCAAATTTGAATTTTGAATTTACAATATTGCAGAATGGGAACATCTTGTTATTATACTTATACATTTACAAAACGAAATTCAGAGTAATCTAATAAATGTCAGTTCATGGAATGCGTGGCAAAATAGCTTCTTCATTTATTTTTTGGAGAGATTTTGTTAGATTTCTATAAATTGACAAAATAATAATATTGACTAAATAATTTGGCTGTTATTAAAAACATAAAAAACAAAATGGTCCTTTCTGCTCCAAAAGGACCTTTCTGCTTCTTTTCCAGTAGAGGGCTCACTCATAGAACTCTAGTTCCTATGAGGTCTCTAGTCTAATCTTACTTTATGAAATCCAGGCTTTTAATATGATTTTGCAATGCATATTATACGTTTTTGTATTGTCACCAGgaaaaataataatgataataaaaaataatattaaGAATATAAAAAATGAATAGGTCTGCATAATCATTATCATCACCGTAATAATTATCACAATCATAAGTGTAGAAGCATAATCATAACAATGAAGTTCAACTTTCCACTCAACTTAAGCGAACTTATGTGTGAAAATCTCTTTATGTTAAGAAAATATAACCGTTTTTAGTATTTAGACTTTTTTGTCTTGGGTCTTTCTTAACATTCACTATATTTATGCAACACATTTCAATGAAAATTACAAAACTCAATTTCGAATTTCTTTAAATTACCTTTACAACTTTTCTTCCAGTTCCATGCTTTTTAAACAAAAAAGAAAACGCTGGCTTGGACACAAAAAAACACGGATGGAGGGGGTCTATGTTGATCTAGTAAGCCTACAGCGTTTCTCAACTGGTGGGTCGTGCATTTAAAGTGTGTAGAAAATGATAAttcactttttttattttattttatacccCCTTTTATACCCCCCTGAACAATTTTTCTTTAATCACAGTATTTTCAATAGAGTGTTATTAGCAGCGCTATTTAGCAGAGTTTGTTGATTTTTTTGGTCTCAAACCAGTGAGTTTAGCATTCTTCATCAAGAATATGGGCAAAATGTaattattgaaaatgaaaaggtGGGACTGTTGTTCCCTTGCCATATAAATTGTACATTTACTATCAATATAGCATTAAAATCGTTTTCCAGCAATCTGGGTCCAGAGGCAAAAACCAGTTGAGAACTACTGATCTAGTAAGTAGTCTATTGTTTCATAGTCGAAGCCTTTGCATAGTTTACCCCTTCCCCAAACGCACAGAGGTCCAGGTTGACATGTGACGTCACTCTGCGCGTGGGACATTGCTCTTCTCGTCCCACCTCTCAATCGAGGAATAGAAGTTAGCAGTCAACCAGGAACGGGACCGGGCAGTCTTCCACTCAATTTCTTAATATATCGGCCTGCACTATCCCTCCTGTATGGTGGATATTATATTAAATTCTTCTTTCTTGGGTGATATGGGGGATCATTCCAAAAGTAAGTAAACATTCGTGTCCCTATTTTAATTTTGACCCAGGCACATTTAAGATTGATTTGATCGTTAACAGTATTGGGCTATTATTGGAACATTTCacgatttttttgtttgttgcattGGTCAATTTCGATAACTGAAAAGGGTGATGTGAATACATCTTAGGTCTACGGTCAGTTATACCCGTATATAGCTACGGCCCTTCGTTCTGGAAATGACAAGGATAACAAAACAGGACACGACACGGTTGCATGCTGCAGAGTGGACACTGGACGAACATGCGGGGATTTAGCGAGTATATCTGGTGATTACATTGGTGTAGGTGGTGGTAGCATTAATATACTGTGCATTCGACAGAGAAGTCTGGAATCGCAATGTGTGTGGGCTGTGGGAGTCAGATCCACGACCAGTATATCATGCGGGTCGCCCCGGACCTGAAGTGGCATGCTGCGTGTTTGAAGTGCTCGGAATGCAGTCAGTACCTGGATGAGACGTGCACTTGCTTCGTCCGAGATGGCAAAACATACTGCAAAAGAGATTATGTAAGGTAGGAGTTGACTAAATTTCCTCACTAAAGTGATTTCAGAGCTTTGGAATTTCCAAAGGCCCCAATTGTGAAGGAATTTTTAGTTAGGCCTACTGAAGTGGAAATGTATGAGAAATTGTTCAAACTGCTTGTTGACACTAAACAGTATCCACATGAGAGAGAATAGCACAACCTATTCGAAGTTTCTGGTTTATTTggtaaaaatacaataaaaaaagGTCGACTTGTGTCGTAGGCTATTCGTCTCCTTCATCTGACTAAATTGCATGTTTTTGTTATGCATTATAAGGTATTGAGACCAATGTTCCTATGTCCTTTTCAGATTATTTGGGATTAAATGTGCAAAATGTAACATTGGCTTCTGCAGCAGTGATCTGGTGATGAGAGCTCGTGACAACGTTTACCACATGGAGTGTTTTAGGTGCTCGGTGTGCAGCCGGCAGCTTGTGCCGGGGGATGAGTTCTCTCTGCGGGACGAGGAGCTGCTCTGTCGGGCTGATCACGGGTTACTTCTCGAACGGGCCTCAGCGGGAAGCCCCATTAGTCCGGGAAATATTCTCTCCAGGTCTTTTCATATTGCTGGTCAGTGAACGAATAATGGTGGTAATAATAATAACGAGagtataatattaatattaacgTTAATAACAACGAAAGgatatagaataataataataattgtaaaatatatgtttttataaTAACAGTTATTATACTTGTCTGCAACATGTTCCTTTCACTGATCAAGTGTGCAGACTTTTAAGCCTATAGGTTTATTACATTACTTTCATTGGTAGACTAAACATTCATTAAAACATATTGGGTGTTGTTTGTATCTATTAAGTTGTTAAAGCTATTACACTAAAGTGTATGTCAATTCGTTTATTTTGAAAACAATAAGGTAACATTTTGGCTGTGTAATGCTGCAATGGTCGATATATTTTTGTTAATTAAAATACTGAAAGTTTTGAGTTTGTAGGTGTGAAGTTAGAAAAATACAGAATAAAAGACGTCGATCGAAATATGATTCTACAAcaaaaaataaattaatgttaaatGGGAAGcattttaaattgtatttgtaaTTCACAAAAAAAAATTGAGTTAGTATTTGAAGCGATATTCAAATATTGTATAGCCTGTTTAATTAAAGTTTAAAGAATCTTATCAATTATCACGAAATTACATGATCGTCGTTATTATTGTTTTTGGTTGAGTACATCTTCACTGAGGAATGTGGATGTTTTTTATGatagttttttttctttttctttgagTTTCCTATGCTCCTGCCTTGATTGTGTAATTCCTAGGGAGAAGTAGGCAGAATAAGTGTATCTATCATCAGTTATGATTGCTTTTCTAAATTTGGCTTCCGTCAGTGGAAattacattttcaaatatatttCCTTTTGAATATTTGTCCCACAGATCCTGTGTCAGTTCGACAGCCTCCTCATCGGAACCACGTCCACAAGCAGTCAGAGAAAACCACTCGGGTGCGAACAGTATTGAACGAGAAGCAGCTTCATACCCTTCGGACCTGTTACAATGCCAACCCAAGACCAGACGCTCTTATGAAAGAACAATTGGTAGAGATGACCGGTCTTAGCCCAAGGGTCATCAGAGTTTGGTTTCAGAACAAACGTTGTAAAGACAAGAAGAGAACTATATTCATGAAGCAACTTCAACAACAGCATCACATCGATAAAACTGTAAGTTCATTTCGACATTCTAATGCAACATAAACTAAAAATAAAGGTGTTATTTAATAGGGCGTGCCAAATAAAATGTAATGAAAGCatagttttatttaactaggcagttaagaacacatttttcttacaatgatggccaacgaacagtgggttaactgccttgttcaggggcagaacgtcagctttttaccttgtcagacTCCGCGATTCgatggcccaatgctctaaccactaggctacctgccgaccatATTGCACTTTGAATGTTGAGAAAACCAGATGGATGGTGGTGAGATGTTTGTTGTGATACAATTTTATCTGTAGAATCTTCAGGGGCTGACGGGTACACCTATGGTGGCAGGCAGTCCAATTCGACACGACAACACGGTCATAGGGAACCCAGTAGAGGTGCAGACTTACCAGCCCCCCTGGAAGGCCCTGAGTGAGTTCGCCTTGCAGAGTGACCTGGACCAGCCCGCTTTCCGGCAGTtggtaggcac
This is a stretch of genomic DNA from Oncorhynchus nerka isolate Pitt River linkage group LG25, Oner_Uvic_2.0, whole genome shotgun sequence. It encodes these proteins:
- the LOC115109418 gene encoding insulin gene enhancer protein ISL-2B isoform X1 is translated as MVDIILNSSFLGDMGDHSKKKSGIAMCVGCGSQIHDQYIMRVAPDLKWHAACLKCSECSQYLDETCTCFVRDGKTYCKRDYVRLFGIKCAKCNIGFCSSDLVMRARDNVYHMECFRCSVCSRQLVPGDEFSLRDEELLCRADHGLLLERASAGSPISPGNILSRSFHIADPVSVRQPPHRNHVHKQSEKTTRVRTVLNEKQLHTLRTCYNANPRPDALMKEQLVEMTGLSPRVIRVWFQNKRCKDKKRTIFMKQLQQQHHIDKTNLQGLTGTPMVAGSPIRHDNTVIGNPVEVQTYQPPWKALSEFALQSDLDQPAFRQLVSFSESGSMGNSSGSDVTSLSSQLPDTPNSMVPSPMDT
- the LOC115109418 gene encoding insulin gene enhancer protein ISL-2B isoform X2: MRRALASSEMAKHTAKEIILFGIKCAKCNIGFCSSDLVMRARDNVYHMECFRCSVCSRQLVPGDEFSLRDEELLCRADHGLLLERASAGSPISPGNILSRSFHIADPVSVRQPPHRNHVHKQSEKTTRVRTVLNEKQLHTLRTCYNANPRPDALMKEQLVEMTGLSPRVIRVWFQNKRCKDKKRTIFMKQLQQQHHIDKTNLQGLTGTPMVAGSPIRHDNTVIGNPVEVQTYQPPWKALSEFALQSDLDQPAFRQLVSFSESGSMGNSSGSDVTSLSSQLPDTPNSMVPSPMDT